The following nucleotide sequence is from Acidimicrobiales bacterium.
CTGCGCCGCGATGCGCCGGGTGACCCGCCGCTGGAGCCACACGGGCACCAGCAGGAGGATCCCGACCAGCAGCACGCCGAGCGAGACGGTGGCCATCATGCTCATGCCCGTCCATCGGCCGGTCGGGGGCCGAACTCCACCACTAGCGTGCGGCCCGTGGCCGACGACCTGTTCGCCAGCGCGGCCGAGGAGCGGCTGGCCCGGCAGGCGCCGCTGGCCGACCGCCTGCGCCCCCGCACCCTCGACGAGGTCGTCGGCCAGGAGCACCTCCTCGGGCCCGGCCGGCCGCTGCGGGCGCTGATCGAGGAGGACCGGCTGACCTCGGTCCTGCTCTGGGGGCCGCCGGGGACGGGCAAGACCACGATCGCCCGGCTGGTGGCGGACCAGACGGCGAAGGCGTTCGAGCAGCTGTCGGCGGTGACGGCGACGGTGAAGGACGTGCGGGAGGTCATCGCCAGGGCGACGGCCCGGCTGGGGGAGCGGGGCGAGGGCACGATCCTGTTCCTCGACGAGGTCCACCGGTTCAACAAGGCCCAGCAGGACGCGCTGCTCCCGGCCGTCGAGTCGGGGCTCGTCACCCTGATCGGGGCGACCACGGAGAACCCGTTCTTCGAGGTCAACCCGCCGCTCATGTCCCGCACGACCCTGTTCCGCCTGGAGCCCCTGTCCGCCGAGGCCCTGGGCGAGCTGGTCGACCGGGGGCTCGAGTCGGAGGGGGCGGCGCTCGACGACGACGCCCGCGAGCACCTCGTCCTCATGTCCGGCGGCGACGGCCGCCACGTGCTGACCGCGCTCGAGGTCGCCGTCGCCCTGGCCCGCAGCCGGGACGGCCGCCAGCCCACCGTCCGGCTGGCCGACGCCGAGGGCGCGCTCGACGCCCCCGCCCTGCGCTACGGCCGCGACGAGCACTACGACGTGGTCAGCGCGTTCATCAAGAGCATCAGGGGCTCGGACGCCGACGCCGGGCTGTTCTGGCTGGCCCACATGCTGGCGGGGGGCGAGGACGCCCGCTTCATCGCCCGCCGCCTGGTCATCCTCGCCTCCGAGGACGTCGGCATGGCCGACCCGATGGGCCTCGTCGTGGCCGACGCCGCCGCCAGGGCCGTCGAGTTCGTGGGCCTGCCCGAGGCCCAGCTCAACCTGGCCCACGCCGTCGTGTACCTGGCGACGGCGCCGAAGTCGAACCGGGTGACGGTCGCCCTCGGGAAGGCGGCCGGCGACGTGAAGGCGCGGGCGGCGGCCGAGGTGCCGGACCACCTGCGCAGCGCGTCGTACCGGGGGGCGAGGAAGCTCGGGCACGGGGTGGGCTACGACTATCCTCACGACGGCCCCAGGGGCTGGGTGCCTCAGGAGTACCGCCCCCCGGAGGTCGCCGGCCGCACGTACTACGAGCCGTCGCCCCACGGGTTCGAACAGGAGATCTCGACGCGCATGGCGCGACTGACAGCCGAGGCGGCCGAGCGGCCGGGCCGCGACGACGAGCCGGACGTGGACGGGGGTGGCGATGGACACCGGTGAGTGGGCGGCGGTCGTCGTCGCCGGGGCGAGCGTGGTCGCCGTCGTCATCCTCGCGGTGATGCTCCTCGCCGTCATCCGCACCCTGACCACGGTGCGGGAGGCGGTCGAGGCCTTCCGGCGCGACACCCTGGCGACCGTCGGTGAGCTGCGGACGGCGGCCCACCAGGCCAACGTCGAGCTCGAGCGGGTCGACACCCTGCTCGGCACGGCCGAGTCGATCGGGTCGACGGTCGACTCGGCGTCGCGGCTCGCCTACCTGGCGCTGTCGAACCCGATCATCAAGGCGCTGGCGTTCGCGAGCGGCACCGGGCGGGCCGCCCGCCGCCTCCGCCGGGCCAGGGCCGAGCGGGGCTGAGCGTGGTCAAGCGGCTGTCCTGGCTGGTCATCGGGGCCGGGTTCGGGTTCGGGGTGGCGTTCTTCGTGCTGCGCTTCGTCCGCCAGGCGGCCGAGCGGGTCGCCCCCGAGCGGGTGCGCTCGGACCTGGCGGGCGCCATCCGGGACCTCGGCCAGGACCTGCGGGCGGCCGTCGCCGAGGGCCGGGAGGCGATGCGGAAGCGGGAGGCGTCCATCCGCGAGGAGCTGGGCGAGGCCCCCGGGTAACGCCAGGGTTCCTGTCACAGGGGGTCGGTAGGCTGGCCTCCTCTATGGACGCCAACGGCTTGCGACGCGCCTTCCTCGACTTCTTCGCCCAGCGCGCCCACACCGCAGTCCCGTCGTCCGGGCTGATCCCGCACCACCCGTCGGCGCCCATGTTCACGAACTCCGGGATGATGCAGTTCGTCCCCTACTTCATCGGGGAGGAGGCCGTCCCCTACTCGCCGCCGCGGGCGGCCTCGGTGCAGAAGTGCGTGCGGGCCGGCGGCAAGCACAACGACCTCGACGCCATCGGCCGGTCGCTGCGCCACCTCAGCTTCTTCGAGATGCTCGGGAACTTCAGCTTCGGCGACTACTTCAAGGAAGACGCCATCCGCTGGGCCTGGGAGCTCTACACCGAGGTGCTGGGGCTCGACGGCGACCGCATGTGGGCCACCGTCCACGTGTCCGACGACGAGGCCGAGGCCATCTGGCGGGACACGATCGGCCTGCCAAGCGAGCGCATCCAGCGCCTCGACAAGGACAACTTCTGGGAGATGGGGGAGACGGGGCCGTGCGGCCCGTCCTCGGAGATCTTCTGGGACTACGGGCCCGAGGCGGGCGCCGAGGGCGGCCCCGCCCACGGGGGCGAGGAGCGCTACGTCGAGATCTGGAACCTCGTGTTCACCCAGTACTTCCGCCACCCGGACGGCCACCTGTCGGACCTGCCCAAGCGCAACGTCGACACGGGCGCCGGCCTGGAGCGCAACCTGGCCGTGCTGGCCGGCACCCGGTCGCTCTACGACACCGACGTGCTCGCCGCGCTGGTCGAGGAGGCCCAGTCGGTCACCGGCGCGCGGCTCGGCGGGTCCGAGCACGGCGACGTCGCCCTCCGCCTGCTGGCCGACCACGCCCGCACCACCACGTTCCTCGTCAACGACGGGGTGATCCCGTCCAACGAGGACCGCGGCTACGTCCTGCGCCGCATCCTCCGGCGGGCCGTCCGCTTCGCCTACCTGCTCGGGGTCGAGCGCCCGGTGCTGCCCACGATGGTCGAGCGGGTGGTCGACGTGATGGGCGACGCCTACCCGGACCTGCGGGACAACGCCGGCTACGTCGTCGGGATCATCGGCCGGGAGGAGGAGCGCTTCCGCCGCACGCTCACCACCGGGTCGACCATCCTCGACAACCAGCTCGCCGCGCTGGCCGACGGCGACCCCCTGCCCGGGCGGGTCGCCTTCCAGCTGCACGACACCTACGGCTTCCCGCTCGAGGTCACCCAGGAGGTCGCGGCCGAGCGGGGGGTCGGCGTCGACGTGGCCGGGTTCGACGAGGCCATGGCCGAGCAGCGGGCCAGGGCCAGGGCCGCGCAGAAGGGGGCCGTGCTCGGCGACGACGAGGCCACGGCCTGGCAGGAGGTGCTCGACCAGTTCGGCACCACCGAGTTCGTCGGCCGCGAGGAGCTCGAGACCAAGGCCAGGGTGCTGGCCGTCGTCGGCGACTCGGTGTTCCTCGACCGGTCCCCGTTCTACGCGGAGGCCGGCGGCCAGGTCGGCGACACCGGCTGGATCACCACCGACACCGGCCGGGCCAGGGTGGTCGACACCACCTACGCCCTGCCCGGCCTGCACCGCCACCGGGTCGAGGTCGCCGAGGGCGAGGTCCGGCCCGGGCAGGAGGCGGTCGCCGCCATCGACGTCGAGCGGCGCGACGCCATCCGGCGCAACCACACCGGCACCCACATCCTCCACTGGGCCCTGCGCCAGGTCCTCGGCGACCACGTGAAGCAGCAGGGCTCCTACGTCGCGCCCGACCGGCTGCGGTTCGACTTCAGCCACTACGGGCCGATCGCCGACGACGACCTCGCCCGCATCGAGGACCTCGCCAACCACGAGATCCTCTCGAACGCGCCCGTGCGCCACTACGAGACCTCCATCGAGCACGCCAGGGACCTCGGCGCCATCGCCTTCTTCGGCGAGAAGTACGGCGAGGTGGTCCGGGTGCTCGAGGCCGGCCACCACTCGGTCGAGCTCTGCGGCGGCACCCACGTGCGCGCCCTCGGGGACATCGGCCCGCTGAAGGTCGTCGCCGAGCAGTCGATCGGCGCCAACCTCCGCCGCATCGAGGCCGTCACCGGCACCGGCCCCATCGAGCGGCTGCGGGAGGAGGAGCGCCGCCTCGCCGAGGTGGCCGAGCTGCTCAACGTGCCGCCCGACGACGTCGTGCGGGGGGTCGAGAAGCTGCGGGAGGAGCAGCGGGCGCTGCGCGAGGAGCTGAAGGAGCTGCGGCGCAGGGCGGCCACCGGGCAGGCCGCCGGCTTCGCCGCCCAGGCGGTCGACGGGGTGGTCGTCGCCCGGGTCGACGGCATCGCCCCCGGCGACCTGCGCACGCTCGCCATCGCGGTCAGGGACCAGCCCGGCGTGCGGGCCGTGGTGCTCGGCGGCGCGCCCGGCACCGGCGGCGCCGCGCTGGTCGCCGCCGTCCGCAAGGACGCCGGCCTCGTCGCCTCCGACCTGATCCGGGAGGCCGCCCGCACGGTGAAGGGCGGTGGCGGCCCGAGCCCCGAGGTCGCCGTCGCCGGCGGCAAGGACCCGTCGCGCCTCGACGAGGCGCTCGACCAGGCCAGGGCCGCGGCCGGGATCCCCCTCGTCGCCGCCTAGCGTCGTGCGCGTGCTCGGGATCGACCTCGGCAGCCGCCGCATCGGCGTCGCCGTCAGCGACCCCGGCGGGGTGCTGGCCTCGCCGGTGACCGTGCTGGCCCGCAGCGGCGACCCGGCCGCCGACCACCGGGCCATCGCCGCGCTCGCCGCCGAGTGGGGGGCGGGGCGGATCGTGGTCGGGCTGCCCCTGTCCCTCGACGGCTCGATGGGCCCGGCGGCCAGGGCGGCGGCCGACGAGGCCGAGG
It contains:
- a CDS encoding replication-associated recombination protein A, with the translated sequence MADDLFASAAEERLARQAPLADRLRPRTLDEVVGQEHLLGPGRPLRALIEEDRLTSVLLWGPPGTGKTTIARLVADQTAKAFEQLSAVTATVKDVREVIARATARLGERGEGTILFLDEVHRFNKAQQDALLPAVESGLVTLIGATTENPFFEVNPPLMSRTTLFRLEPLSAEALGELVDRGLESEGAALDDDAREHLVLMSGGDGRHVLTALEVAVALARSRDGRQPTVRLADAEGALDAPALRYGRDEHYDVVSAFIKSIRGSDADAGLFWLAHMLAGGEDARFIARRLVILASEDVGMADPMGLVVADAAARAVEFVGLPEAQLNLAHAVVYLATAPKSNRVTVALGKAAGDVKARAAAEVPDHLRSASYRGARKLGHGVGYDYPHDGPRGWVPQEYRPPEVAGRTYYEPSPHGFEQEISTRMARLTAEAAERPGRDDEPDVDGGGDGHR
- the alaS gene encoding alanine--tRNA ligase, with translation MDANGLRRAFLDFFAQRAHTAVPSSGLIPHHPSAPMFTNSGMMQFVPYFIGEEAVPYSPPRAASVQKCVRAGGKHNDLDAIGRSLRHLSFFEMLGNFSFGDYFKEDAIRWAWELYTEVLGLDGDRMWATVHVSDDEAEAIWRDTIGLPSERIQRLDKDNFWEMGETGPCGPSSEIFWDYGPEAGAEGGPAHGGEERYVEIWNLVFTQYFRHPDGHLSDLPKRNVDTGAGLERNLAVLAGTRSLYDTDVLAALVEEAQSVTGARLGGSEHGDVALRLLADHARTTTFLVNDGVIPSNEDRGYVLRRILRRAVRFAYLLGVERPVLPTMVERVVDVMGDAYPDLRDNAGYVVGIIGREEERFRRTLTTGSTILDNQLAALADGDPLPGRVAFQLHDTYGFPLEVTQEVAAERGVGVDVAGFDEAMAEQRARARAAQKGAVLGDDEATAWQEVLDQFGTTEFVGREELETKARVLAVVGDSVFLDRSPFYAEAGGQVGDTGWITTDTGRARVVDTTYALPGLHRHRVEVAEGEVRPGQEAVAAIDVERRDAIRRNHTGTHILHWALRQVLGDHVKQQGSYVAPDRLRFDFSHYGPIADDDLARIEDLANHEILSNAPVRHYETSIEHARDLGAIAFFGEKYGEVVRVLEAGHHSVELCGGTHVRALGDIGPLKVVAEQSIGANLRRIEAVTGTGPIERLREEERRLAEVAELLNVPPDDVVRGVEKLREEQRALREELKELRRRAATGQAAGFAAQAVDGVVVARVDGIAPGDLRTLAIAVRDQPGVRAVVLGGAPGTGGAALVAAVRKDAGLVASDLIREAARTVKGGGGPSPEVAVAGGKDPSRLDEALDQARAAAGIPLVAA
- the ruvX gene encoding Holliday junction resolvase RuvX, producing the protein MLGIDLGSRRIGVAVSDPGGVLASPVTVLARSGDPAADHRAIAALAAEWGAGRIVVGLPLSLDGSMGPAARAAADEAEALAAVAGVPVEVADERLTTVTADRAMRQAAPKRGARDRRRTIDAAAAAVLLQTWLDGRR